GGTCATTGGTAATTTCCTTAACAGATGTTCTTCAATCAATTAAGAACAACCATCAAAGAAGAATAGCTTCTACCACAACTCTCAATCATTCCAAACAGTGGAAAAATGATTACTAAGAAGACAAAAATGTGCCCAAAAGGTGATAAGATATTAAGGTTAAATGACCTCTGAGTGATAAGCTCTTTTGGTGTGTTTCTATGCGAGTTGTGGTGGTTTTCATTACGAGAAGCTCTTCCTCTTTGGTCTTTCTTGGCTAATTGATAGAAGAGTAAAGATTGTTTAAAGTTATTtcatttcctcttcttcttgTGATATCAAAGTGATAGAGATATGATGGTGAAATGAAATGTTCTTGAGAATAAAAAGAGTCTTGGGGGAGAGAGAGGTGACAAAAAGGTGATAGAGATGTGATGatgaaaagaaaaattattgagaagaggaaaaagaagtTTTAGGAGGACAAAAATGTGATTGGAGATGGGAGGAGTTCTTGAGAAGAGTGAAAAAGAAGTCTTGAAAAGACAATAAGACGATAGAGACGTGATGGGATGAGTTTTTGAGAAGAGCAAAAGAAGTCTTGGAAGGACAAAAAGGTGATAAAGATGTGATTGAAAGATATGAGAGCTTCTTGGGAAGACAAAGAAAGAGGGGAAAGTTATGGGTTATTGGTCGAAACAGGAATCCACGGTGAAGAGACGAAAAATGTGACAAGAGGAAGAgaaggaaatgaagaaaaaaaagggaatgaaaaagaaagaaaaaacgaaaaataaatttatatttgccACTAAAGTGATGTGTCTCGAAATAATCCcttttaaatatattttcttaacaAATACATATGCATTAGTTTCTTCCTGTGTTTTATTTTCGATACAATTTTAAAGGAAGTACTAAAGAAATGTACCCAAACTAAGTAAGAAATACTTTTCGGCAAATATTATTTTTCCTTCACAAAAAGATCTAATCTTATCCAACTTAGGGAAGATATTCTCTCACTTTTTCGCATAAgataaagtgaaataaaataaaatttaaaaatcagATAACTTGAAAAACATAGGGCAATAATTTGGTGTACATGCCATTCTTGTCATGTAGACTTTTCTTTCAAGACCAGATCTGTTTAGCCTTGCTTGATCTTAGTTGATAGAATAACATTTTCTGAATATTTAGTATTATGAAGATTGAGCAAGATGCTTGTCTTTTGAAGTGCTACCGAGGGAGACATCTGTTGTATTCCTTTAAGGTTTCTGTTTTCTTGTGGAAGGTCGTGAAATTGGTTGCCTTAAAATCAGATTAGCTTGATGCATTTTAATGATGGACCCAAGTAACATTGATTGCTCAAAATGGGGACATGGAATTTGCAATGCATCTATTCTTTGTGGTCTTGAATCAATATCTTTCAAACAAAAGAACATTTAGCTTGTTTTCGAATTAATGTTTTCTATTTCCTGACACCATAACCTGTTCGGCGTTTTTTAATTGTAGTGCTATAGCGAACAGGCAAATTGGTAAATACACACAATCGTATATAGGTAGATTATCATATGCAAGTATTTTACTTTTGCAACGTTCACTTATGTTATTTATGTGTATGTCAAAATATGTGCACATAGTATGAAGACAGAGAGCTCGTGTATATTTATCTGTGTTATTAATGAATGATATTAGGCCACTCAAAAACGAAGTCATATTATCCTCCAATGTAGAGTTTAGAACTCTTTCAACCACTGCGTCATATTTTTAACACTGATCTTGAGGCTTACTGAAGGAGTAGacaaattcctctccaaaatacAGAGCACAGTAAGACCTGTTAGAAATAGAGAGCACAACCTTTTTACGGGGCTGACTCTACTGTCTAGTACTGAATGCGGTTGCAGGGATGGTTTCCCTTTCGCTGTCATTGAGTTTGATTTACTATTGAGATCCCATCTTTCATGTTGACAAGCTCATCGCACCAAATGATATTGTTATGCTAGTTTTCCACTTAAAAGGAAACGAAGTTGTGGGTGGAGATTTGAATTGTTTATTGATATTTTTCTGTTTGCCAAGGAAACCTGACAAGTGATCTTGATGACAAACAAAGCTATTTGGTAAACTTCTTTGTTGATTAATTACCTTTAATTCAAAAAACTGCTGCAATGATCTTTGTGCTGCTTATCAAACTCCTACTCATGcttttgtatttttctcttttgGTCTTTTTTTTGACAAAACAGGGTTTTAGAAAGGTTGATCCAGACCGCTGGGAATTTGCTAACGAGGGATTCTTAAGAGGTCAGAAACACCTGCTTAGAAGTATAAGTCGGCGTAAACCTGCTCATGGACATGCTCAACAACAGCAGCAGCCACATGGACAGAGTGCATCTGTTGGGGCTTGTGTTGAGGTTGGGAAATTTGgacttgaagaagaggttgagAGGCTGAAAAGGGACAAGAACGTGCTTATGCAAGAGCTGGTTAAGCTCAGACAACAGCAGCAAACTACTGACAATCAGTTGCAAGGGATGGTGCAGCGCCTTCAGGGTATGGAACAACGACAACAACAGATGATGTCATTTCTGGCAAAAGCTGTTAACAGCCCTGGATTCTTGGCACAGTTTGTACAGCAGCAAAATGAGAGTAATAGGCGCATAGCTGAAGGCAGCAAGAAACGGAGGATTAAGCAAGATATTGAATCACAGGATCATTCGGTTACCCCTGCGGATGGACAGATTGTGAAGTACCAACCTGTGATGAATGAGTCAGCAAAGGCAATGCTTAGGGAGCTTTCAAAACTGGACTCTTCTCCTAGATTAGAGAACTTCAGCAACAGTCCTGAAAGTTTCCTGATTGGTGATGGTTCACCCCAATCTAATGCATCTTCTACTCGTGTTTCAGGAGTCACTCTTCAGGAAGTCCCACCAACTTCTGGCCAGCCTTTGCTGAGTACAGCTTCAGCAATTGCCGGTCAAAGTTCATCTTCTGAAATTACCAATAACCAGTTGTCAGAGATAAGCTCATTGGTAGGAGCTCACGATTTGCCTCCTGTTTCGCTTTCTGCGTCAGATATGATTATGCCTGAGTTATCACAGTTACAAGAAATTTTGCCCGGAAACAATATGGATATTATCAGATCTGAGATGGAGAATGATTCTTTCATGGATTCTTCAGTTGGAGTAGACGAAAAAATGCCATTAGATATCGGTAGTTTCTCTCCTGATCCTCAAATTGAATGGCAGACTGGTTTGCTGGACGATATAGGAGAGCTTCCTAGTGTCGGTGACCCCTTCTGGGAAAAGTTTCTTCAAAGCCCTTCCCCTGGCGAGACAGAGGAGATGGACCTTGCTGCAATGGATGATATTTCCAATGAAACCAAGCCACAAGAAAATGGATGGGATAAAACTCAGCACATGGACCATCTTACTGAACAAATGGGGCTACTAACATCAAACAATCAAAAAGTATGATCTGGTTATCAAAGTAAATGTACATGTGTTATGTTAGAAAATTCAGGTAGGGTTTTGTTACTTTGTATCGTAAGTCACTTGACCTTTGCCCATAAGAGAGTTGCTAATATGTGTTATTACTTTTATCCCTCGGCTCTTTGCACATAGGGGACTTTGTTAGCTTCTAGTTTACCCTGTGTTCGGTCATCTTGatttctctcttcttcttgaCATAAAGCTGAATGGATCTAAGTTTATGTTGAATCGACGATTCTTTTGCCCCTTCCCAGTTCCCCCTTTCTTTTTACTCATGCACACAAAGATGTAAATCTATGCGTGTTTTTCCAGTTGTTGATGTGATATAAGCTGGCATCCCATCAGAATGTAATGAATCAATAGGCTTTTTTGCTGTCTTTTTATGCTGTCAATATTCCAATTGATGCGCCTTTTACCCTCTCTTCTTTGTGCTACACTAGTAAACTGTACTTCAGTATAAACTGTACTATATCGTTTGCTACATCGACTTCAttgttcttttgttttatttttattctacTTCGTTGCTTATATACAGTATTTTtcactttcaaccaagaggttgtgagttcgagtcaccctaagagcaaggtggagagttcttggagggagggagccgagggtctatcggaaacagcctctctaccccagggtaggggtaaggtctgcgtacacactacatTCCTTAAATCTTTAAATATTAAAGTTTACTATACAACATGCACCACACGTATAAACACATTCGGACGAGTaagaaaatatctttaaataaacgacatgcttaaattaaaaataacaatgaTTTATAGTAATAATAAATTATGGTTAAATCAGAGAAGCGTTGTTGAAAGACatgttttattttcattttgcaTAAATTAGTATATCTTTTTGCATAATTTAATACGAATTTTATTTACTATCGCCAAGTGAACAATATATTAGTTATACAAGAATTATTTGCCGCGGCAAATGGAGGGTATAATTATTCAGCGTTTTCGACACGAGCGTACATATATGCATGTGttaaaatcattaaaattctaaCAAATATTATATCTTGaacatataatttcaaaaatatgatAGATTTAGAGATTTAGTGATAAAAATCTTACGATCATACcaatcaaattaaaattttagatCTTCCTCTAATTATTTGCTCTTATAAGATAAATTAGATACTGAATTATGTGGATTATTTTTCGTAATCCTTCCAATCAAAATCAAATTATTTATTCAAGATTTTAGCAATAACTTTCACAAAACTccttttcgaaaaaaaaaatacaaaattggttGATCGACCAGAACTAATTATATTCGCTAGTCAAAAacgtataaaatatatatattgcaaATATATAATGGCCGGTCGGCTGTAACTAATAGAATTTGCTAgacgatatatatatattatacatatatacaaaCAATATATATTTTATCGGCTATTATTTGTGAAAGcggctaaaaatatatatttattttatattttttattttatccttaatattttgaaagcatagtttgaccacaaatttaaaaaattaccttatttttcttaaactctgtaccGGGTTCCTAAtcggttttattttttaaaaatataatgaactTTTGCCCCAAGCCCAAACTCCTTCTAATGAGTTCAATCGAAAAACAAACAAACGGACCCTAAATCCGAACCGCTTACTGCTTTTGCCAACCATTCTCGCCCTAATTTGTTCCTTCTCATCTCCCTCCGGCGAACTTCTTCACGTTCTCGTCATAATCCGGCCGTATCAAATTGTATGTATCCCGTAGCTGTTATCCCTTCAGTTATTCTCTATGCAATTATTTTAATGCTAAATTTTTAGGCTTGATTGAGctgaattttagaatttttgagtGATTAATAGAGTTGAATGGATCTGAATCGATAATTATTTGGTTCATCATCATAGTATTTCCCTGTTCTTTTGTATTCTGTAGACAGCCTTAGGGTGATTTAGACTTATAGTACCTTACAATGTCGCTGACGGTGATATCCCAGTAAAAGGAGTGTCTTTGCCACAGTTGGTTTCAGTTTATCCAATCTTTCATCGGGAAAGGATTAATTCCAGTGAAATTAGCTCCATTAATTCTCAATGGAGCAGCGGATAACTATGATTTGCCAATCAATTGTGTAGCATAACTATGAATTTTGTCGGAGTCATTCTGTCGCCCTTCTGCAATATACTCTAGAAAAAGGTTGCAAGCTCTCAAAGTCCTTCTGAATTCTTTGAAGTTGCTCCGTGAAAGAAGCTAGTGAATCTGAATGGTGACTTTGGAACTCCTTCAGGTTGTTTAAAAGGAAATCAACATAGCCGAGTGAGCTGGATTTTAGAATTTTTGAGTGATTAATAGAGTTGAATGGATCTGGATTGATAATTATTTGGTTCATCAGCATAGTTTATTTCCCTGTTCTTTTGTATTCTGTAGACAGCCTTAGGGTTTAATTGGGTGATTTAGACTTATTGTTTTATATTTCCTTTGTTTTAGGTCTGTTTATTGTCAAACTACCAATTATTGTGTTTTATAAATTGCTCTCATTTTGTCtaaattatcaaaaatattaGTAACTAAAAAGTTGCTTTTTTTTGTCCATGTAGTTTTTGAAGTTGTTATTGGACAAGTAGCTGAGCGGAAtagaagatcatggaagaagagttaACTGATATGCTTTTGGAGGCTGCTGGTAGAACAAATACGGGCGGAAGGAATCGCCCTCCTCCATCGTCTAGGAGGCATCAGAAGAGTTCATATTCTGACGATGGAAGTGATTCCAGGGACGCTGACTCCGATGATGATTGTGGGTATTCAGGTAGAAAGCTTTCCGGTTCACAAGTTGCTCTCAAGAAGGGATTGGACCCTCCGGAAAGAGACGATGGTCGTAGCAGTCGCAGAGAAGGTGTCGATGATGGAGATGCTTATGGTGAGAGGAGGAGAAAAAGTGAACGAGTAGATGAGGATGAAAGGGTTGTTAGGagtgagagaagaagaagagatgaacGCGAAGATGACGCTGGAAGAGATGATAGGAGACAAAGGAAGGTGAAAGATGATGAAAAGGATGATAAGAAGGAGAGCAGAAAAAGTGAAAGCcaagttgttgatgatgatgatgaaggggATGATAGGAGGAAGAGGAGGAGAAGACATGAAGGTGAAGATGGTGATGTAAAGGATGATAGGAAGGAGAGGAGTCGAAGGAATGTAGATGAAAGGGATGATAGGAAGGAGAGGAGTCGAAGGAATGTAGATGAAAGGGATGATAGGATGGAGAGGAGTCGAAGGAATGTAGATGAAAGGGATGATAGGAAGGAGAGGAGGAGACAGAAAGATGATGGTGAGAAGGTGCCTAATAGAAGGGAGGATGAGCACAGATACAAGGGTAGGGTTGATCGTTATAATGATGGGAGAGAAGGGGATAGGAAAAAGAGGAGGAGGGATGTAGAAAGAGAAAAGAGGGTCGATGATAAgcatgaaaaagataaaaataggAAAGCTAATGCACAAGAGGATGGGGCTTTGAAAGCCGGTGAGGAGGATTCCAAGGTGCAAAAGCAAGATGTTAATTTGAATATGGACACATCAAAGTTGGGCAGGAGCGGCGGTGTTTACATTCCGCCATTCAAATTGGCTAGAATGATGAAGGAGGTTCAGGACAAGAGCAGTGTCGAGTACCAGAGGATGACTTGGGACGCTCTAAGGAAGAGCATTAACGGGCTAGTGAATAAAGTTAATGCAGCAAACCTCAAAAACATTATCCCGGAGTTATTTGCCGAAAACTTGATTCGAGGGAGGGGTCTCTTTTGTAGATCCTGTATGAAGTCCCAAATGGCTTCTCCAGGTTTTACTGATGTCTTTGCGGCGTTGGTTGCCGTGGTTAACACCAAGTTCCCAGAAGTGGGTGATCTTTTGTTAAGAAGGATCATACTGCAGCTGCAAAGGGCTTATAAACGTAATGATAAGGTTCATATCTCTTGCTTTTATGCTTGCAGGTCTTTTTGATTTATGCAATATAATGTATATTTGTACATTATTGTTGTTTGGACGACAGAGAACAGACGGTTTATTTGGATGTCACAGAGATACCTTAAAATCCTCCTTTGAGAATATCACTCACTACAAGAAAAAATGgttgtttggggggggggggggggggagtgctGCCGAGCCATTTAGTTTAGTTATTAAATTCATGTTTCATAATGCGAATCTTCTCATAATTTGTCTTACCCTTAATTTTTACTCTTGCAGCCTCAGTTGTTAGCAGCTGTCAAATTTATTGCTCATCTTGTAAACCAGCAAATCGTTCATGAGCTTATTGCTCTTGAACTGCTTACAGTTTTATTGGAGAAACCTACTGATGATAGTGTTGAGGTTGCAGTTGGTTTTGTTACAGAATGTGGTTCAATGCTTCAGGACCTCTGTCCACGAGGATTGCATGGTGAGTATACCTTGAAAATTTGTTCTGTAATTCACGATTTCTATTTTAGTTTATTCATGTAAAGTTTTGCCGTGTTTGTCATGCTAATACGTTTTTTGCATTTAAATAGGAATCTTTGAGCGTTTCCGTGGTATTCTTCATGAAGGAGAAATAGATAAACGAGTTCAGTTCTTAATTGAAAGCCTCTTTGCATTGCGAAAAGCAAAGTTTCAGGTGAGTTtggttttaaattgttttatgaGTAAGAAGAAATATTTGATTCCTTATTTATCAAAGCACAGAGAAATATTAGACCGCTTACATGCATCCTCCTCAGGGTTACCCAGCTGTGCGTCCAGAACTTGACCTTGTTGAGCAGgaagatcaattaacacatgaaGTCTCTCTCTCAGATACAATAGATCCAGAAATTACTTTAGGTATGTTTTATAATTGGTTTTTCATAGAGGTATTATAATGGACTGCtttttgttgctattttgtttCTTGAGCAATTATATggaattttgattttgatgttggTCTATATGCTCAGATATTTTCAAGCCGGATCCTAATTTCTTAGAAAACGAAAGGAagtatgaagaattaaagaaggcaATACTTGGTGAAGAATCTGAGGAAGAAGGAGAGTCTGATGCAGAATCagaggatgaagatgaagatgatgagTCTGACGAAGAGGATGAGGAGCAAATGAAAATAAAGGACGAGACAGAGACAAACTTAATCAACCTCCGGAGAACGATCTACCTGACGATTATGTCTAGTGTTGACTTCGAAGAAGCAGGGCATAAGCTGTTGAAAATCAAACTAGAGCCTGGTCAGGAGGTTGGTATCTtaatctctcttctttttttggcgTTATTCTACTCCTGTTGAGCCATGTCCTATGCATAACTGTATGCATGCTCACATGGATTGATCTGTACatagattttcatgtgctttgATGGTCGAAAGATAATAATGTCGCTTTTGATTTGGTTGTCATTATATGGAAAAgattaaattaaaacaaaaacgTAGTTGAACTTGAGAAAAGATCTagcaaaaatttaaatttttggataCAAAATAAAGAGTACAAATATCCAGAATTTAAGCTCTTGTTGAATTTGATTTTTCCTCGTATTTATCATGGATAGCGTAGAGACATTTCCATTCCATCATTCTCAAGAAAAGGACATTGCCAGTGAACCGTGCATACCATAAACCATTTTTCTGTGGTTCCGCTAAGATGATGGTTGAGGAATAGAGGTGGCAATGAAGGTGGGGGGATTATGTAATTGGCTTGCCTTGTGGTCAATGTAGGTGGAGATTCATGTAGCCCATGATGCAACTTCTAACATTGATAATTTGAGGAATTAATTAGCTCATGCTTCATGTGTAATAGTCATCGGGAGGACACAAGTCACCTGCTGCTTCACTGCAAGGCAGCTTTTGACTTGTGGATTCTTTTATATTCTCCTTTGGAATCCATCAGGTTATTCCAGCTAATGTTAGTTTTTCAATAAGTTAAATAGTTATTTAATAATGGGACTGAGgcgtagtagtagtagtagttgttgtaATGGGAAAAACTCCCGTATACAAGCAGTATACTGTCCAGCTAATCTTAGTTCTCATGTGGAACATCCAGCAACGTAGAAAAAAGGGAGAAACTGGAAATTTGCACCTTTGTGTGTGGTCGTGGACTATTCTATTCATAAGATGAGTACAACTTTTCACCAATTTTTTTTATCGAAGGGGAGTATTCCCAGTATATTGATATCTTAGGACTGTATCAGGATGATTATTAAGTTTTGGTATATTAATTTTGACTTGTTTATTGCTTGTTGTCAATAAGTAACTTATTTTGGTAGCCTGGTACCTTGACTTGGTTTCTCTCGGAGCCAGGTTAAAATGGAAAATGATTTTGGCGTTGTAATCATTTTTGTCCTGAGAGAATATTGTCTATTCTTGTGTTAATGAGTGACTCTTTGCTTGGTTTtggcaaaaagaaaagaaaaccgaTTTAAATTTGTTTGATCCATGCAGATGGAGTTGTGCATCATGTTATTGGAGTGCTGCAGTCAGGAGAGGACTTATCTTCGTTACTATGGACTACTGGGGCAGCGTTTTTGTATGATCAACAGAATTCATCAGGAGAACTTTGAAAAATGTTTTGTGCAGCAGTACTCCATGATCCACCGGCTTGAAACTAATAAACTGCGTAACGTAGCCAAGTTTTTTGCTCATTTGCTTGGCACTGATGCTCTGCCTTGGCATGTTTTGGCTTATATACGGCTGACAGAGGAGGACACAACATCTTCTTCTCGTATATTTATCAAGATTCTATTCCAGGTATATAATTTGGTCTCTAATTTCTACAGCTtgcttcatttttttctttcaaataagtTATAGCTAGTTTGATCTTTGTGGCCTAATTTCTTTAGACCCTCtctattatattaaaagaattgcTGTTTCCGAGTATTTACTTTCTATTTATCCACCTGCTTGAAGTCTTTTATCACTAAATATATCACCACATGTCAAAAGTTGCATTTTGACCACGTCCATCATCTTTTCTCCTGCTCTTTTCTGGGATTCttgttttcatttctttttttagaCGGCGGGGGGTGCTTGGGGGGACAGCAGTAATAGGACATTATTCTGTTAGCTTCAAATTCAATCTAGATGTGTCATTTATGCAGGAGTTGTCAGAGCACCTAGGCATCCGCTTGTTGAACGAGCGTCTTAACGACCCCAACATGCAGGACTCCTTTGACTCTATTTTCCCGAAGGATAATCCCAAGAATACAAGGTTTGCTATCAACTTTTTCACTTCCATTGGTCTGGGCGGAATTACCGAAAATCTGCGAGAGTATCTCAAGAACATGCCAAGGCTTATCATGCAACAACAGAAGCCTGTTTCTGAATCGGATGAGTCTGGGAGTTCATCTGATTCTGAATCTTCAGGATCCGAGTCAGAATCATCATCATCCAGCTCTGAAGAAAGTGATAGTGAAAGTGATGATATACGAAAGAAGCGGAAGAGGAGACGATAGGGACCTTAGACTGCTCAGCAACCTGAAAACTGATATGTATTACGATTGTGAACTAGTTATAGCAAGTGTTATTTTCCTCAGATTAGGTTTTTATTTGCTTTGTATGTTTAATTCACTACAATCTGTGCAGTTTCAGTCTTGACTTTGTTCCAGTTTTGACTAGTTGAACCTTAAagatttatttcttctttttcgtACCAATCTGCTACTTGCTTGTTTATTCGAACCTTAGAGAACTTGTTTGTTTATTAATATAACTAGTTTCTCCGCACGTTCATTGCACGTGTTTGTCAGATCACGACTTTGTAAAATAGTGCTTTCTTGCAACTCACACACACCCACCCATCCCACCCcccaaaaaaacaagaaaaaaaaaggctAAAAGTTGAATGATGGGGTTAGCAATAAAATTTTATCGGTACTGAATATAGTGTCGAAGAAAATAATACTTTTCTTTATTGATCAGTAGCAATACAAATATTAGTAACAGAGTTTTGAGTAAATAATATACGTAAAAGAATATACTAAAGTGTAAAAACTTTTCCGAATATTAATCTTCCTAGTTGTAAGTTTTTTAATATCTTTTATTTAGTTCATCTATTGTTTCGCTTTATTGTTTTAACCGGATTCTGCTCTAATTTTTATGTTCCCTTTAATTGTGTCCTCCTTCACTGAGGTATCAATTTTCCCCGGAAACATGTAGGAGTTAGTTTAAACGTTTTATAATTTGAAATAAGTAGGGTAATTAGTTTTTAAAGGGTAAATAGGTAATTTGAGGCTtcccacttttaatatagtaGTATATGGAAACCTTAGGAAAAAAATTGACTGATGATGCTTTCA
This DNA window, taken from Nicotiana tabacum cultivar K326 chromosome 15, ASM71507v2, whole genome shotgun sequence, encodes the following:
- the LOC107809170 gene encoding LOW QUALITY PROTEIN: heat shock factor protein HSF8-like (The sequence of the model RefSeq protein was modified relative to this genomic sequence to represent the inferred CDS: inserted 1 base in 1 codon), whose product is MTSNSSAAADGGGGGAPPSQPAPAPMPSANAPPPFLVKTYDMVDDPSTDKIVSWGPANNSFVVWDPPEFARDLLPKYFKHNNFSSFVRQLNTYGFRKVDPDRWEFANEGFLRGQKHLLRSISRRKPAHGHAQQQQQPHGQSASVGACVEVGKFGLEEEVERLKRDKNVLMQELVKLRQQQQTTDNQLQGMVQRLQGMEQRQQQMMSFLAKAVNSPGFLAQFVQQQNESNRRIAEGSKKRRIKQDIESQDHSVTPADGQIVKYQPVMNESAKAMLRELSKLDSSPRLENFSNSPESFLIGDGSPQSNASSTRVSGVTLQEVPPTSGQPLLSTASAIAGQSSSSEITNNQLSEISSLVGAHDLPPVSLSASDMIMPELSQLQEILPGNNMDIIRSEMENDSFMDSSVGVDEKMPLDIGSFSPDPQIEWQTGLLDDIGELPSVGDPFWEKFLQSPSPGETEEMDLAAMDDISNETKPQENGWDKTQHMDHLTEQMGXTNIKQSKSMIWLSK
- the LOC107761431 gene encoding uncharacterized protein LOC107761431, which codes for MEEELTDMLLEAAGRTNTGGRNRPPPSSRRHQKSSYSDDGSDSRDADSDDDCGYSGRKLSGSQVALKKGLDPPERDDGRSSRREGVDDGDAYGERRRKSERVDEDERVVRSERRRRDEREDDAGRDDRRQRKVKDDEKDDKKESRKSESQVVDDDDEGDDRRKRRRRHEGEDGDVKDDRKERSRRNVDERDDRKERSRRNVDERDDRMERSRRNVDERDDRKERRRQKDDGEKVPNRREDEHRYKGRVDRYNDGREGDRKKRRRDVEREKRVDDKHEKDKNRKANAQEDGALKAGEEDSKVQKQDVNLNMDTSKLGRSGGVYIPPFKLARMMKEVQDKSSVEYQRMTWDALRKSINGLVNKVNAANLKNIIPELFAENLIRGRGLFCRSCMKSQMASPGFTDVFAALVAVVNTKFPEVGDLLLRRIILQLQRAYKRNDKPQLLAAVKFIAHLVNQQIVHELIALELLTVLLEKPTDDSVEVAVGFVTECGSMLQDLCPRGLHGIFERFRGILHEGEIDKRVQFLIESLFALRKAKFQGYPAVRPELDLVEQEDQLTHEVSLSDTIDPEITLDIFKPDPNFLENERKYEELKKAILGEESEEEGESDAESEDEDEDDESDEEDEEQMKIKDETETNLINLRRTIYLTIMSSVDFEEAGHKLLKIKLEPGQEMELCIMLLECCSQERTYLRYYGLLGQRFCMINRIHQENFEKCFVQQYSMIHRLETNKLRNVAKFFAHLLGTDALPWHVLAYIRLTEEDTTSSSRIFIKILFQELSEHLGIRLLNERLNDPNMQDSFDSIFPKDNPKNTRFAINFFTSIGLGGITENLREYLKNMPRLIMQQQKPVSESDESGSSSDSESSGSESESSSSSSEESDSESDDIRKKRKRRR